In the Ursus arctos isolate Adak ecotype North America unplaced genomic scaffold, UrsArc2.0 scaffold_19, whole genome shotgun sequence genome, one interval contains:
- the NAPSA gene encoding napsin-A, producing the protein MSRLPLLLLLLPPLTVEPAGASLIRIPLRRVYPGRGTLNPLRGWGRPAVPPSLGAPSPGDKPIFVPLSNYMNVQYYGEIGLGTPPQNFSVVFDTGSSNLWVPSIRCHFLSLPCWFHHRFNSKASSSFHPNGTKFAIQYGTGKLDGILSEDKLTIGGIKGASVIFGEALWEPSLVFTFAHFDGVLGLGFPILAVGGVRPPLDTLVDQGLLDKPVFSFYLNRDPEAADGGELVLGGSDPAHYVPPLTFLPVTIPAYWQIHMERVNVGTGLTLCAQGCAAILDTGTSLITGPTEEIQALHAAIGGVSLLVGEYLIQCSKIPTLPPISFFLGGVWFNLTAQDYVIQIARGGVRLCLSGFQALDMPPPVGPLWILGDVFLRTYVAVFDRGNLRGGARVGLARARSQAGRP; encoded by the exons ATGTCCCGGCtaccgctgctgctgctgctgctgccgccgctgacTGTGGAACCTGCCGGGGCCTCGCTGATCCG GATTCCTCTTCGCCGTGTCTACCCTGGACGTGGGACCCTGAACCCActgaggggatgggggaggccAGCAGTGCCCCCCAGTTTGGGGGCCCCATCCCCTGGGGACAAGCCCATTTTCGTACCTCTCTCTAACTACATGAAT GTCCAGTATTATGGGGAGATTGGACTGGGAACACCCCCACAAAACTTCTCTGTCGTCTTTGACACTGGTTCCTCCAATCTCTGGGTCCCATCCATAAGATGCCACTTCTTGAGTCTGCCCTGCT GGTTCCACCACCGCTTCAACTCCAAAGCCTCCAGCTCCTTCCACCCCAATGGGACCAAGTTTGCCATTCAGTATGGAACTGGGAAGCTAGATGGCATCCTGAGTGAGGACAAGCTGACT ATTGGAGGAATTAAGGGCGCATCAGTGATTTTTGGAGAGGCTCTGTGGGAGCCCAGCCTGGTCTTCACTTTTGCCCACTTCGATGGGGtactgggcctcggtttccccattcTGGCCGTGGGAGGAGTTCGCCCCCCACTGGATACACTGGTGGACCAGGGGCTACTGGATAAACCTGTCTTCTCCTTCTACCTCAACAG GGACCCTGAGGCAGCGGATGGAGGAGAGctggtcctgggtggctcagatccAGCTCACTATGTCCCACCCCTCACTTTCTTGCCAGTCACGATCCCTGCCTACTGGCAGATCCACATGGAGCG TGTGAATGTGGGCACAGGGCTGACTCTTTGTGCCCAGGGCTGTGCTGCCATCCTGGACACAGGCACATCCCTCATCACAGGACCCACTGAAGAGATCCAGGCCCTGCATGCAGCCATTGGAGGAGTCTCCCTGctggtgggggag TACCTCATCCAGTGCTCGAAAATTCCAACGCTTCCTCCAATCTCCTTCTTCCTTGGTGGGGTCTGGTTTAACCTTACAGCCCAGGACTATGTCATCCAG ATTGCTCGGGGTGGTGTCCGCCTCTGCTTGTCTGGGTTCCAGGCCCTGGACATGCCTCCGCCTGTAGGGCCCCTCTGGATTCTCGGCGATGTCTTCTTGCGGACCTACGTGGCCGTCTTCGATCGCGGGAACCTAAGAGGCGGTGCCCGAGTGGGGCTGGCGCGCGCGCGTTCTCAGGCAGGCCGACCATGA
- the NR1H2 gene encoding oxysterols receptor LXR-beta isoform X1 — protein MSTPTTSSLDTPLPGNGPPQPSAPSSSPAIKEEGPELWPAGPDPDVPGSDWARSACSVVVPDPAEEPERKRKKGPAPKMLGHELCRVCGDKASGFHYNVLSCEGCKGFFRRSVVRGGARRYACRGGGTCQMDAFMRRKCQQCRLRKCKEAGMREQCVLSEEQIRKKKIRKQQQQQQQSPVGPVGSSSSASGPGASPGGSDGGGQGSGEGEGVQLTAAQELMIQQLVAAQLQCNKRSFSDQPKVTPWPLGADPQSRDARQQRFAHFTELAIISVQEIVDFAKQVPGFLQLGREDQIALLKASTIEIMLLETARRYNHETECITFLKDFTYSKDDFHRAGLQVEFINPIFEFSRAMRRLGLDDAEYALLIAINIFSADRPNVQEPSRVEALQQPYVEALLSYTRIKRPQDQLRFPRMLMKLVSLRTLSSVHSEQVFALRLQDKKLPPLLSEIWDVHE, from the exons ATGTCCACCCCCACTACTAGTTCCCTGGACACCCCCTTGCCTG gAAATGGCCCACCTCAACCCAGCGCCCCCTCTTCTTCACCAGCTATAAAGGAGGAGGGTCCTGAACTGTGGCCTGCGGGTCCAGATCCTGATGTCCCAGGCAGTGATTGGGCCCGCTCAGCCTGCAGTGTGG TCGTTCCAGACCCTGCAGAGGAACCGGAGCGCAAGCGAAAGAAGGGCCCGGCTCCAAAGATGCTGGGCCATGAGCTGTGCCGCGTGTGTGGGGACAAGGCCTCTGGCTTCCACTACAACGTGCTCAGCTGCGAAGGCTGCAAGGGCTTCTTCCGGCGCAGTGTGGTCCGAGGCGGGGCCAGGCGCTATGCCTGCCGGGGTGGTGGAACCTGCCAGATGGACGCCTTCATGCGGCGCAAGTGCCAGCAGTGCCGGCTGCGCAAATGCAAGGAGGCCGGGATGAGGGAGCAGT GCGTCCTGTCTGAAGAACAGATCCGAAAGAAGAAGATtcggaagcagcagcagcagcaacaacaatcACCCGTAGGGCCAGTGGGCAGCAGCAGCTCAGCCTCTGGGCCCGGGGCCTCCCCTGGAGGGTCTGACGGAGGTGGCcagggctccggggaaggcgagGGTGTTCAGTTAACAGCTGCTCAGGAACTAATGATCCAGCAGTTGGTGGCAGCCCAGCTGCAGTGCAACAAACGCTCCTTCTCTGACCAGCCCAAAGTCACG CCCTGGCCCCTGGGTGCAGACCCCCAGTCCCGCGATGCCCGCCAGCAGCGTTTCGCCCACTTCACGGAGTTAGCCATCATCTCAGTCCAGGAGATTGTGGATTTCGCCAAACAGGTGCCTGGCTTCCTGCAGCTGGGCCGCGAGGACCAGATCGCCCTCCTGAAGGCGTCTACCATTGAG ATCATGCTGCTTGAGACGGCCAGACGCTACAACCATGAGACAGAGTGCATCACTTTCCTGAAGGACTTCACCTATAGCAAGGATGACTTCCACCGCGCAG GCCTGCAGGTGGAGTTCATCAACCCCATCTTCGAGTTCTCCCGGGCCATGCGGCGGCTGGGCCTGGACGACGCCGAGTACGCCCTCCTCATCGCCATCAACATCTTCTCTGCTGACCGGCCCAACGTGCAGGAGCCGAGCCGCGTCGAGGCCCTGCAGCAGCCCTACGTAGAGGCACTGCTCTCCTACACGCGCATCAAGAGGCCACAG GACCAGCTGCGCTTCCCTCGGATGCTCATGAAGCTTGTGAGCCTGCGTACACTGAGCTCCGTGCACTCAGAGCAGGTCTTTGCTCTGCGGCTCCAAGACAAGAAGCTGCCGCCTCTGCTGTCTGAGATCTGGGACGTCCATGAGTGA
- the NR1H2 gene encoding oxysterols receptor LXR-beta isoform X2 — translation MSTPTTSSLDTPLPGNGPPQPSAPSSSPAIKEEGPELWPAGPDPDVPGSDWARSACSVGVLSEEQIRKKKIRKQQQQQQQSPVGPVGSSSSASGPGASPGGSDGGGQGSGEGEGVQLTAAQELMIQQLVAAQLQCNKRSFSDQPKVTPWPLGADPQSRDARQQRFAHFTELAIISVQEIVDFAKQVPGFLQLGREDQIALLKASTIEIMLLETARRYNHETECITFLKDFTYSKDDFHRAGLQVEFINPIFEFSRAMRRLGLDDAEYALLIAINIFSADRPNVQEPSRVEALQQPYVEALLSYTRIKRPQDQLRFPRMLMKLVSLRTLSSVHSEQVFALRLQDKKLPPLLSEIWDVHE, via the exons ATGTCCACCCCCACTACTAGTTCCCTGGACACCCCCTTGCCTG gAAATGGCCCACCTCAACCCAGCGCCCCCTCTTCTTCACCAGCTATAAAGGAGGAGGGTCCTGAACTGTGGCCTGCGGGTCCAGATCCTGATGTCCCAGGCAGTGATTGGGCCCGCTCAGCCTGCAGTGTGG GCGTCCTGTCTGAAGAACAGATCCGAAAGAAGAAGATtcggaagcagcagcagcagcaacaacaatcACCCGTAGGGCCAGTGGGCAGCAGCAGCTCAGCCTCTGGGCCCGGGGCCTCCCCTGGAGGGTCTGACGGAGGTGGCcagggctccggggaaggcgagGGTGTTCAGTTAACAGCTGCTCAGGAACTAATGATCCAGCAGTTGGTGGCAGCCCAGCTGCAGTGCAACAAACGCTCCTTCTCTGACCAGCCCAAAGTCACG CCCTGGCCCCTGGGTGCAGACCCCCAGTCCCGCGATGCCCGCCAGCAGCGTTTCGCCCACTTCACGGAGTTAGCCATCATCTCAGTCCAGGAGATTGTGGATTTCGCCAAACAGGTGCCTGGCTTCCTGCAGCTGGGCCGCGAGGACCAGATCGCCCTCCTGAAGGCGTCTACCATTGAG ATCATGCTGCTTGAGACGGCCAGACGCTACAACCATGAGACAGAGTGCATCACTTTCCTGAAGGACTTCACCTATAGCAAGGATGACTTCCACCGCGCAG GCCTGCAGGTGGAGTTCATCAACCCCATCTTCGAGTTCTCCCGGGCCATGCGGCGGCTGGGCCTGGACGACGCCGAGTACGCCCTCCTCATCGCCATCAACATCTTCTCTGCTGACCGGCCCAACGTGCAGGAGCCGAGCCGCGTCGAGGCCCTGCAGCAGCCCTACGTAGAGGCACTGCTCTCCTACACGCGCATCAAGAGGCCACAG GACCAGCTGCGCTTCCCTCGGATGCTCATGAAGCTTGTGAGCCTGCGTACACTGAGCTCCGTGCACTCAGAGCAGGTCTTTGCTCTGCGGCTCCAAGACAAGAAGCTGCCGCCTCTGCTGTCTGAGATCTGGGACGTCCATGAGTGA